In a single window of the Tautonia marina genome:
- a CDS encoding EsaB/YukD family protein has product MSYGGNADASGIQVTFLDQTGSKSVKAVIAYSVPVSRILPNIITKMNLPTTGPDGQPLSYSLDHKEGRRRLTEAQTLVEASVQNGDHLIVYPEVVAGSGA; this is encoded by the coding sequence ATGTCTTACGGCGGTAATGCAGATGCCAGCGGGATCCAGGTCACGTTCCTGGACCAGACCGGATCGAAGTCGGTCAAGGCGGTGATCGCCTACAGCGTTCCGGTGAGCCGGATCCTGCCAAACATCATCACGAAAATGAACCTTCCGACGACCGGCCCGGATGGTCAGCCGTTGAGCTACTCGCTCGACCACAAGGAAGGGCGGCGCCGGTTGACCGAGGCGCAAACCCTGGTCGAGGCGAGTGTGCAGAACGGCGATCACCTGATCGTCTATCCGGAGGTGGTCGCGGGCTCCGGCGCGTGA
- a CDS encoding ubiquitin-conjugating enzyme E2 codes for MLRKSYDSPQSRRLRSDRSAMERLQEESTILRFRASGDPAQRYLIEFRGRSLARERGKIIAQDTHQVEIKLGASYPRSMPELRWLTPIYHPNISEIGLVCLGGYNTHWVPSLQLDELCEMLWDMARFHNYDLRSPYNRDAALWAANQSTFAFPMDARPLRDARAAQGRIEPEAVTSPQVTEGESIVLLDEEVALPPRREPAPVRREPPPDILFIE; via the coding sequence ATGCTTCGGAAATCGTATGATTCGCCCCAGTCTCGCCGATTGCGCTCGGATCGGTCGGCGATGGAGCGGTTGCAAGAGGAAAGCACGATTCTCCGGTTCCGGGCGTCGGGCGATCCCGCGCAGCGCTATCTGATCGAGTTCCGAGGTCGAAGCCTGGCGAGAGAGCGCGGGAAGATCATCGCGCAGGACACGCATCAGGTGGAGATCAAGCTCGGGGCCTCGTATCCGAGGAGCATGCCCGAGCTGCGCTGGCTGACGCCGATCTATCACCCGAACATCTCGGAGATCGGCCTGGTTTGCCTGGGCGGCTACAACACGCACTGGGTGCCGAGCCTGCAGCTCGACGAACTGTGCGAGATGCTCTGGGACATGGCCCGGTTCCACAACTATGATCTCCGCAGCCCCTATAACCGCGACGCGGCGCTGTGGGCAGCGAATCAATCGACGTTTGCCTTTCCGATGGACGCTCGCCCGTTGCGTGACGCGAGAGCGGCGCAAGGCAGAATCGAGCCCGAGGCGGTAACCTCGCCCCAGGTGACCGAGGGGGAGTCGATTGTCTTGCTCGATGAGGAGGTGGCCTTGCCCCCTCGCCGCGAACCGGCCCCGGTGCGCCGGGAACCGCCACCGGATATTCTGTTCATTGAGTGA
- a CDS encoding HesA/MoeB/ThiF family protein, which yields MDDDILHIDDDDRYSRLRLISWWRQDRLAAAKVLVVGAGALGNEVLKNLALLGVGTVVVIDLDEVEASNLSRSVLFRAEDGGQPKAEVAARRAKELNPDVSIRAIHGDVITDIGLGLFAEMDVVIGCLDNREARLWVNRQCWKVGTPWVDAGIQEIQGVVRVFVPPDSACYECGMTSRDYQLLNLRYSCPLLRREDILAGKVPTAPTIASIMAAMEVQEALKLIHGMPVQAGCLHVFNGVANTFYTTELPRKEDCLSHETYPEPMRVDLGHSATAEAVFHVAREHLSGPLVLSLDRDLVAAIEWPQLGRRQEVMKPRSKVSVAEAIDPESGETGRPELISMVEEGTPLAERSLADLGVPPYDVVRVEGLDGAVFILLEADRAGVMNASGIQLPQDTR from the coding sequence GTGGACGATGACATCCTGCACATTGACGACGACGATCGTTATAGCCGCCTGCGCCTGATCTCGTGGTGGCGCCAGGATCGCCTGGCGGCGGCGAAGGTGTTGGTCGTGGGGGCGGGGGCGCTCGGGAATGAGGTCCTGAAGAACCTGGCGTTGCTGGGGGTCGGGACGGTGGTCGTGATCGACCTGGACGAGGTCGAGGCGTCGAACCTGTCGCGGTCGGTTCTGTTTCGGGCCGAGGACGGTGGACAGCCGAAGGCGGAGGTAGCGGCGCGTCGGGCGAAAGAACTGAACCCGGATGTGAGTATTCGGGCGATTCATGGAGATGTGATCACCGACATCGGTCTTGGCCTGTTTGCCGAGATGGACGTGGTGATCGGCTGCCTCGACAACCGCGAGGCGAGGCTCTGGGTCAACCGGCAGTGCTGGAAGGTGGGTACGCCGTGGGTTGATGCAGGGATCCAGGAAATCCAAGGGGTCGTCCGCGTGTTCGTGCCGCCGGATTCGGCCTGTTACGAATGCGGGATGACGAGCCGGGATTATCAACTGTTGAACCTGCGGTATAGCTGTCCCCTGCTCCGCCGGGAAGACATTCTGGCGGGAAAGGTGCCGACCGCGCCGACGATTGCTTCGATAATGGCGGCAATGGAAGTGCAGGAGGCGTTGAAGCTGATCCACGGGATGCCGGTGCAGGCTGGTTGTCTTCATGTGTTCAACGGGGTGGCGAACACCTTCTACACGACCGAGCTGCCGCGCAAGGAGGACTGCCTAAGCCACGAGACCTATCCCGAGCCGATGCGGGTGGACCTGGGCCACTCGGCGACGGCCGAGGCGGTGTTTCACGTGGCACGGGAGCATCTGAGCGGACCGTTGGTGCTGAGCCTCGACCGGGACCTGGTGGCGGCGATTGAGTGGCCGCAACTGGGGAGACGTCAGGAAGTGATGAAGCCGAGGTCGAAGGTGAGCGTTGCCGAAGCGATCGACCCCGAGTCGGGGGAGACAGGACGGCCGGAACTCATCTCGATGGTTGAGGAAGGGACTCCCCTGGCCGAGCGCTCCCTGGCCGATCTCGGCGTGCCACCGTACGATGTCGTCCGTGTCGAAGGGCTGGACGGCGCGGTCTTCATCTTGCTGGAGGCCGACCGGGCGGGGGTGATGAACGCCTCGGGAATTCAATTGCCTCAAGACACTCGTTGA
- a CDS encoding Mov34/MPN/PAD-1 family protein, which translates to MSSDRDEIQFDEVSYREPLRLRRPDRDRRFACLAYGNPGPEDLAIFVDRATVDAIERHALSDTRVELGGILLGKECVDEETGRPFVWISQAIEAKHYENTQASFTYTHDSWEEITRERDRTYPNLDIVGWYHTHPDFGIFLSGHDVFIQQHFFGQPLQVAYVVDPIRQTRGIFQWRDGGLRQVEGYVVVSPRDQRRALARTVDDLEGVLVAESSGGLGALSPRLEAELIAMLNRPHTASATTADRGQSAAVFTLLGIIFGVLGLALALWIGALTSQIREQSRSLGSLRAELARANEAREASDTAERLRAKEQAIDALLAEVRVGDSNERFTRVYTQLREERDRAVAEAALVEQVGRDLIAKERQLAEMRRQVAIRDQSLAQMDALREEANQLRAANERLALAASGDGTAIDGELSDESDASDRRYTVAWYAAVGGWSVAILLGLGLVANIARSVPHSSNETEPPAPSGRGRSPDSPHRIE; encoded by the coding sequence GTGAGCAGCGATCGCGACGAGATCCAGTTTGATGAGGTGAGCTACCGGGAGCCGCTTCGGCTGCGCCGGCCCGACCGGGATCGGCGGTTCGCGTGCCTTGCGTATGGGAACCCGGGGCCGGAGGATCTGGCGATCTTTGTCGATCGGGCGACGGTCGATGCGATCGAGCGTCATGCGCTGAGTGACACGAGGGTGGAACTCGGGGGCATCCTGCTGGGCAAGGAGTGCGTAGACGAAGAGACGGGCAGGCCGTTTGTCTGGATCTCGCAGGCGATTGAAGCGAAGCATTACGAGAACACGCAAGCAAGTTTCACGTACACGCACGACTCGTGGGAGGAAATTACCCGCGAGCGCGACCGAACGTATCCGAACCTGGATATCGTCGGCTGGTACCATACGCATCCGGACTTCGGCATTTTTTTGTCGGGGCACGATGTGTTCATTCAGCAGCACTTCTTTGGCCAGCCGTTGCAGGTAGCCTACGTGGTCGATCCGATCCGCCAGACGCGGGGCATTTTCCAGTGGCGGGACGGAGGGTTGAGGCAGGTCGAGGGGTATGTGGTCGTCTCCCCTCGGGACCAGCGGCGGGCCCTGGCCCGGACGGTCGACGACCTGGAGGGGGTGCTGGTGGCCGAGTCCTCGGGAGGACTGGGCGCACTCTCGCCTCGCCTGGAAGCGGAGCTGATCGCCATGCTCAATCGACCGCACACCGCCTCGGCAACGACGGCCGACCGGGGCCAGTCGGCCGCGGTGTTCACCTTGCTGGGGATCATCTTCGGCGTGCTCGGCCTGGCGCTGGCGCTCTGGATCGGGGCGTTGACGAGCCAGATCCGGGAGCAGTCGCGATCGCTCGGCAGCCTGCGGGCCGAGCTGGCCCGCGCGAACGAGGCGCGCGAAGCGTCGGACACCGCCGAGCGGCTCCGAGCGAAGGAACAGGCGATCGACGCCTTGCTGGCCGAGGTCCGCGTGGGGGATTCGAACGAGCGGTTCACCCGCGTCTATACCCAGTTGCGCGAGGAGCGCGATCGGGCCGTCGCCGAGGCGGCCCTGGTGGAACAGGTCGGGCGTGATCTGATCGCCAAGGAACGGCAACTGGCAGAGATGCGTCGTCAGGTGGCGATCCGGGACCAATCCCTCGCCCAGATGGATGCATTGCGTGAGGAAGCCAATCAGCTCCGAGCGGCGAACGAACGGCTCGCCCTGGCCGCTTCGGGAGATGGGACCGCGATCGACGGGGAGCTGTCGGACGAATCGGACGCGAGTGACCGGCGGTACACGGTGGCCTGGTATGCGGCGGTCGGCGGGTGGTCGGTGGCGATCTTGCTGGGTCTGGGGCTGGTGGCGAACATTGCGCGATCGGTCCCGCATTCGAGCAACGAGACGGAGCCCCCTGCCCCGTCGGGTCGGGGTCGGTCGCCAGACTCGCCCCACCGGATTGAATGA
- a CDS encoding MMPL family transporter — protein MPFDALRWFVSRRPAVVVACWIVVLVVVVGLAPDLTRIAAEGQASLLPEGSESAIAAEILGKTWPEQWFDSSAVVGVYNPEGLTDDDRDFAALLADRFQRSDRPEVLSTVLAPSPDQPEVSARLISRDGTLMLMFVAIDEAFVSPTSQEAVAWLEREVKALDSERPEGASVVWSGAAVIGRDYMQNVQTTLDRAAVAAFFLLLVVLLIVYRSIFLAMVPLITIGVSLLIARGLLAWGAELGWEVSSLVELFLVVLLFGTGTDFCLLLSWRFGENWNASNPSAAIRTTLGRVALAVVTSAFTTIIGLSLMGLTRFKLFSSTGPSVAFGLAITVVAALTLAPALLLFLARWRPRSFTGLTRPPSGYWDRLGRAVLKRPWLAWGLTLAAMMPMAVLGLQLTAQNAFIQDTISEMPPTAGSVEGLALISSKFGAGATAPMAVLLEARPEDPDFRSSVGLAALDDISRLLSHQRTLVEVRSATQPLGSTAPLEPARLSSRLSAVNEGFERLVEGAKELKAGLDEGGGRIRGAMLLGELTGADVLGEIPGSPPPAPDQEPEAAAKPDAESGRPSQSDPVTAGLRRATSAMLGQFGGAAAAQSVSSIGPVEGDGPVAQLLRELARAAEGAGQIAEGASLARREISNILEDPVGHRALDRLLIDERTIEENPELLRGFAAYLSEDGRRARIDLEQASRPFSPQALDEVETIRQRLQDYLSEYDERDPIHPKAMVAGPNAEGADIRALTRRDQYQTWIMVPLGVFLVLVAMLRAPLACVNLVATMILTYAFALGITHMVFVWGGGAEGLDWKVPYFLFVLLVAVGVDYNVFLMSRLQEEVRALGLKAGITKAIGQTGGLITSAAGITACSFAAMMFSPLLSLRQLGFALVVGIVTDAALVRPVLVPCGQWFLNRGREKRRQRALTKENAPGASVPQSRETILS, from the coding sequence ATGCCTTTTGATGCCCTGAGGTGGTTTGTCAGTCGACGGCCGGCGGTGGTCGTCGCGTGCTGGATCGTGGTTCTGGTGGTGGTCGTTGGGCTTGCGCCAGACCTGACTCGGATCGCGGCCGAAGGGCAAGCGTCGCTGCTGCCTGAAGGGTCGGAGAGCGCGATAGCGGCCGAGATTCTGGGCAAGACCTGGCCGGAGCAGTGGTTCGACTCGTCGGCGGTGGTCGGGGTCTACAACCCCGAGGGCCTGACGGACGACGATCGCGACTTCGCCGCGCTGCTGGCCGATCGGTTTCAACGGAGCGACCGACCGGAGGTGCTCTCGACGGTCCTGGCTCCATCGCCCGATCAGCCGGAGGTGTCGGCTCGGCTCATCAGTCGCGACGGCACGCTGATGCTCATGTTCGTCGCCATCGACGAAGCGTTCGTCAGCCCGACGAGTCAGGAGGCGGTGGCCTGGCTGGAACGGGAGGTCAAGGCGCTCGACTCGGAGCGGCCGGAGGGGGCTTCGGTCGTCTGGAGCGGCGCGGCGGTGATCGGCCGGGACTACATGCAGAACGTGCAAACCACGCTCGACCGGGCGGCGGTTGCGGCGTTCTTCTTGCTGCTGGTGGTCTTGCTGATCGTCTACCGGTCGATCTTCCTGGCGATGGTGCCGTTGATCACGATCGGCGTGAGCCTCTTGATTGCTCGAGGGCTACTGGCCTGGGGGGCTGAGCTGGGCTGGGAAGTCTCGTCACTGGTCGAGCTGTTTCTGGTGGTCCTGCTGTTCGGGACGGGGACGGATTTTTGCCTGTTGCTCTCGTGGCGGTTCGGGGAGAACTGGAACGCCTCGAACCCAAGCGCGGCGATCCGGACGACCCTCGGGCGCGTGGCCCTGGCCGTGGTGACGAGCGCGTTCACGACCATCATCGGGCTCTCGTTGATGGGGCTGACGCGGTTCAAGCTGTTTTCGAGCACCGGGCCAAGCGTGGCGTTCGGCCTGGCGATCACCGTGGTGGCGGCCCTGACCCTCGCCCCGGCCTTGCTCCTGTTCCTGGCGCGATGGAGGCCCCGATCGTTCACCGGATTGACGAGACCGCCGTCGGGCTACTGGGATCGGCTGGGTCGGGCGGTGCTGAAGCGTCCTTGGCTGGCCTGGGGCCTGACCCTGGCGGCCATGATGCCGATGGCGGTCCTTGGACTTCAGCTGACGGCGCAGAATGCGTTCATCCAGGATACGATCTCGGAGATGCCCCCAACGGCCGGCTCGGTCGAAGGGCTCGCCCTGATCTCGTCCAAATTCGGCGCAGGGGCGACGGCACCGATGGCCGTCTTGCTGGAAGCGAGGCCGGAGGACCCGGACTTCCGCAGCTCGGTCGGCCTGGCGGCACTGGATGACATTAGCCGATTGCTCTCGCACCAGCGAACGCTCGTCGAGGTTCGATCGGCCACGCAGCCGCTCGGGAGCACGGCCCCTCTGGAACCGGCTCGGCTGTCTTCGCGGCTGTCGGCGGTCAACGAGGGATTTGAACGGCTGGTTGAGGGGGCGAAGGAGCTGAAAGCGGGGCTCGATGAGGGCGGCGGGCGCATTCGGGGGGCGATGCTCCTCGGCGAACTGACCGGGGCCGATGTGCTTGGGGAGATTCCGGGCTCGCCCCCCCCTGCTCCGGATCAGGAACCCGAAGCGGCGGCCAAACCCGATGCGGAATCGGGCCGCCCCTCACAGAGCGATCCGGTGACGGCGGGATTGCGGCGGGCGACCTCGGCGATGCTCGGGCAGTTTGGGGGAGCGGCGGCGGCACAGAGTGTCAGCTCGATCGGCCCGGTCGAGGGAGACGGCCCGGTCGCCCAGTTGCTCCGGGAGCTGGCCCGAGCGGCCGAAGGAGCCGGCCAGATCGCCGAAGGGGCCAGCCTGGCTCGTCGGGAGATCAGCAACATTCTGGAGGACCCGGTCGGCCACCGAGCACTCGATCGGTTGTTGATTGACGAGCGGACGATCGAGGAAAACCCGGAACTGCTGCGCGGGTTTGCGGCCTATCTCTCGGAGGATGGGAGGCGGGCTCGGATCGATCTGGAGCAGGCGAGCCGACCGTTCTCCCCTCAGGCACTCGATGAGGTGGAAACGATTCGGCAACGGCTTCAGGATTATTTGAGCGAGTACGATGAGCGGGACCCGATTCACCCGAAGGCGATGGTGGCCGGGCCGAACGCCGAAGGGGCCGACATCCGCGCCTTGACCCGTCGGGATCAGTATCAGACGTGGATCATGGTCCCGCTCGGTGTGTTTCTCGTCCTGGTGGCGATGCTGAGAGCACCGCTGGCGTGCGTGAATCTGGTGGCGACGATGATCCTCACGTACGCCTTTGCCCTCGGGATCACGCACATGGTCTTCGTGTGGGGAGGAGGAGCCGAGGGCCTGGACTGGAAGGTGCCGTACTTCCTGTTCGTGCTGCTGGTGGCGGTGGGGGTCGATTACAACGTGTTCCTGATGTCGAGGCTTCAGGAGGAAGTCCGGGCGCTCGGCCTGAAGGCGGGAATCACGAAGGCGATCGGCCAGACAGGCGGGTTGATTACCTCGGCGGCAGGAATTACGGCGTGTAGCTTCGCGGCGATGATGTTCAGCCCGTTGCTCTCGCTGCGACAACTGGGGTTTGCCCTGGTCGTCGGGATCGTGACCGACGCGGCTCTGGTGCGGCCGGTGTTGGTGCCGTGCGGCCAGTGGTTTCTGAACAGAGGACGCGAGAAGCGTCGGCAACGGGCGCTGACGAAAGAGAACGCGCCGGGGGCCAGCGTGCCGCAGTCGAGGGAGACGATTCTCTCCTGA
- the efp gene encoding elongation factor P, translating into MIPAKDFKKRMVVEIDGQPHLIEQIVVQTPSARGAATLYKVRARNLKTRQRVDKTYKGTDTLAESSFERRSIQFLYRDDEQFHFMDAQNFEQFSMPAESLEDQAPFMTENMEGVEALVVDEQPIGIEIPDVVELPVTDTSPGVRGNSATGRTKPATLSTGHVVQVPEHLDQGVIVRVDTRTGEYLGRGG; encoded by the coding sequence GTGATCCCCGCCAAGGATTTCAAGAAACGCATGGTCGTCGAGATCGACGGCCAGCCGCATCTCATCGAGCAAATCGTCGTCCAGACCCCCTCGGCCCGGGGTGCGGCCACCCTCTACAAGGTCCGCGCCCGGAACCTCAAGACCCGCCAGCGCGTCGATAAGACCTACAAGGGGACCGACACCCTCGCTGAGTCCAGCTTCGAGCGTCGTTCCATCCAGTTCCTCTACCGAGACGACGAGCAGTTCCACTTCATGGACGCCCAGAACTTCGAGCAGTTCTCGATGCCCGCCGAGAGCCTTGAAGACCAGGCGCCGTTCATGACCGAGAACATGGAAGGGGTCGAGGCCCTCGTCGTCGACGAGCAGCCCATCGGCATCGAGATTCCCGACGTCGTCGAGCTTCCCGTCACCGACACCAGCCCCGGCGTCCGTGGCAATTCCGCCACCGGACGCACCAAGCCCGCCACCCTCTCGACCGGCCACGTCGTTCAGGTCCCCGAGCATCTCGACCAGGGGGTCATCGTCCGCGTCGATACCCGCACCGGCGAGTACCTCGGCCGCGGTGGTTGA
- the rnc gene encoding ribonuclease III, producing MPAPPEDDLLEHCQRAIGYRFANLALLRSALTHASGADHRLASNERLEFLGDSVLGLIVCELLYRRYPEFLEGELTRIKSVVVSRQTCARFSGELGFDSCLTLGKGMSGHGPPPSSVLADVFESVLGALYLDGGMEAARTFLEPLVLPEIVEVVENQSGSNHKSTFQQVAQREYGATPTYRLLDEQGPDHSKCFKIAAQVGPHKFPPAWGRNKKEAEQRAALNALCQIAGEPIPFASG from the coding sequence ATGCCCGCGCCTCCTGAAGACGATTTGCTGGAACATTGCCAGCGGGCCATCGGCTATCGCTTTGCGAACCTGGCCCTGCTCCGCTCAGCCTTGACCCACGCCTCGGGGGCCGATCACCGGCTGGCGTCGAACGAACGGCTCGAATTCCTGGGCGATTCGGTCCTGGGCCTGATTGTGTGCGAGCTGCTTTACCGCCGGTATCCGGAGTTTCTCGAAGGGGAGCTGACCCGGATCAAGTCGGTGGTGGTCTCGAGGCAGACGTGCGCGCGGTTCTCCGGAGAACTGGGGTTCGACAGCTGCTTGACGCTCGGCAAGGGGATGTCGGGACATGGTCCGCCGCCGTCTTCGGTGCTGGCCGACGTGTTCGAGAGCGTGCTGGGTGCGCTCTATCTGGACGGGGGCATGGAGGCGGCCCGGACATTCCTGGAACCGCTGGTGCTCCCGGAGATCGTCGAGGTGGTCGAGAACCAGAGCGGCTCGAACCACAAGAGCACCTTTCAGCAGGTCGCTCAGCGCGAGTACGGGGCGACCCCGACCTATCGCCTGCTCGACGAACAAGGCCCCGACCACTCGAAGTGCTTCAAAATTGCCGCGCAGGTTGGGCCGCACAAGTTCCCGCCCGCCTGGGGCCGGAACAAGAAAGAAGCCGAACAACGGGCCGCGCTCAACGCCCTCTGTCAGATTGCCGGAGAGCCGATTCCGTTCGCCTCGGGCTGA
- a CDS encoding response regulator, which translates to MTLLSPLTQPAPMTSGSGGPFVLLVDDDDIGRESIARLLDHAGHPCVDVGSGREALDLCDDRCPRLVITDLCMPGLDGQGLGRCLRDRFPGLALILITAQNLDESFLLELQTTFDEVLSKPVDCDRLLDRVSHLAL; encoded by the coding sequence ATGACCCTCCTGAGTCCCCTCACCCAGCCCGCCCCAATGACCTCAGGCAGTGGCGGTCCGTTCGTTTTACTCGTCGATGACGACGACATCGGCAGGGAATCCATCGCTCGCCTGCTCGACCACGCCGGTCATCCCTGCGTCGATGTCGGCTCTGGTCGTGAGGCGCTCGACCTCTGCGACGACCGTTGCCCCCGCCTCGTCATCACCGACCTCTGCATGCCCGGGCTCGATGGCCAGGGCCTCGGCCGGTGTTTGCGCGATCGCTTTCCCGGCCTCGCCCTGATCCTCATCACCGCTCAGAACCTCGATGAAAGCTTCCTCCTCGAACTCCAGACCACCTTCGACGAGGTCCTGAGCAAGCCGGTGGATTGCGATCGATTGCTCGATCGCGTCTCTCATCTGGCCTTGTGA
- a CDS encoding HAMP domain-containing histidine kinase has product MSTAAQVDGLAGALLRCVEEPDRIPMIQVLLDRYCHRLRNRLNSMKLSLYLARRLSGNPSGPDWVRADSAYRSMEAMIEQVQLFCNPLQPSLAEGDLNHWIEQRVPDWQRVLAQRPIHLETGGPSEALPSRFDWNRLAQGLDALITFWASHGCSDGTIRLSWQRDPGRFHVRFESESSLIQTQGDAENLALPVLARVLRAHQGTLAIAADACAIELSWPADRP; this is encoded by the coding sequence ATGAGCACAGCGGCGCAGGTCGATGGACTCGCCGGGGCACTGCTTCGTTGTGTCGAGGAGCCGGATCGGATTCCCATGATCCAGGTCTTGCTGGATCGCTACTGTCACCGACTCCGGAACCGCTTGAACAGCATGAAGCTGAGCCTTTATCTGGCTCGAAGACTATCCGGAAACCCCTCCGGTCCCGATTGGGTGCGTGCCGACTCGGCCTACCGGAGCATGGAAGCGATGATCGAACAGGTCCAACTATTCTGCAATCCGCTCCAACCTTCGCTTGCCGAGGGTGATCTGAACCACTGGATCGAGCAGCGCGTGCCCGACTGGCAACGCGTTTTGGCCCAGCGGCCCATCCACCTGGAAACCGGTGGACCGAGTGAGGCGCTCCCCTCCCGATTCGACTGGAATCGGCTGGCCCAGGGACTCGACGCCTTGATCACCTTCTGGGCCTCGCACGGCTGTTCCGACGGAACAATTCGTCTGAGCTGGCAACGCGACCCCGGACGGTTCCACGTCCGTTTTGAAAGCGAATCCTCGTTGATCCAGACTCAGGGAGATGCAGAGAATCTCGCCCTCCCCGTGCTCGCTCGTGTGCTTCGCGCTCATCAGGGCACGCTTGCCATCGCGGCAGATGCCTGTGCCATCGAGTTGAGTTGGCCGGCGGATCGACCGTGA
- a CDS encoding ParB/RepB/Spo0J family partition protein: protein MTKGKRLGRGLTALLGTDEGGFEPGSLEAAELTHLPVDQIDPNPFQPRRIFDADEIAALADSLRQHGMLQPILVRPAGDRFQVIAGERRLRAAVEAHLAEVPARVLELDDQRVNELAIVENLQRKDLNAIEKAQAFRRYLDSYGGTQEELAGRLGIDRSTLSNLLRLLDLPEELQHAVVSDQISPGHARALLAIENPEEQAAACRRVIDEKLSVRQTEALVKTGEPTPSRTRVRVDQAHAVTRPPHVSELEEHLRTRFETQVLIKVKGEDRGQIVIDYANRDQFERITGMIRGAEWSPEPVAVGHDEHHHGDHHHHEEWSG from the coding sequence GTGACCAAGGGTAAGCGACTCGGGCGCGGGCTGACCGCGCTGCTCGGCACCGACGAAGGCGGCTTCGAGCCCGGCTCGCTGGAAGCAGCCGAGCTCACCCATCTGCCCGTCGACCAGATCGACCCGAACCCCTTCCAGCCCCGGCGCATCTTCGACGCCGACGAGATTGCCGCACTGGCCGACTCGCTCCGCCAACACGGCATGCTGCAGCCGATCCTCGTCCGACCGGCCGGCGACCGCTTCCAGGTGATCGCCGGAGAGCGTCGGCTCCGGGCCGCCGTCGAGGCCCATCTGGCCGAAGTTCCCGCCCGCGTCCTGGAACTGGACGATCAGCGGGTCAACGAGCTGGCGATCGTCGAGAACCTTCAGCGGAAGGATCTCAACGCCATCGAGAAGGCCCAGGCCTTCCGCCGCTACCTCGACTCCTACGGCGGCACTCAGGAGGAGCTGGCCGGCCGGCTCGGCATCGACCGCTCAACCCTGTCGAACCTCCTCCGCCTGCTCGACCTGCCCGAGGAGCTTCAGCACGCCGTCGTCAGCGATCAGATCAGCCCCGGCCACGCTCGGGCCTTGCTCGCCATCGAGAACCCTGAGGAACAGGCCGCCGCCTGCCGCCGGGTGATCGACGAGAAGCTCTCCGTCCGTCAGACCGAGGCCCTCGTCAAAACCGGCGAGCCGACCCCCTCGCGCACCCGGGTTCGGGTCGATCAGGCCCACGCCGTGACCCGTCCTCCTCATGTCTCGGAGTTGGAGGAGCACCTCCGGACCCGGTTCGAAACCCAGGTCCTGATCAAGGTCAAAGGGGAGGACCGCGGGCAGATCGTCATCGACTACGCCAACCGTGACCAGTTCGAGCGCATCACCGGTATGATCCGGGGCGCCGAGTGGTCTCCCGAGCCCGTCGCTGTGGGGCACGACGAGCACCACCATGGCGATCATCACCACCATGAGGAATGGTCCGGCTAA
- a CDS encoding ParA family protein codes for MAKIISVANQKGGVGKTTTAINLAAGLAKAGKSALVIDVDPQCNATSGLGVEPAKRHPLLAGKPLAESVSPTTQERLYVLPGSQSLADADALSASNRQRASALRQQLGSELSKYDYVLIDCPPSLGQLTRASLGASAEVYIPIQCEYFAMEGLSQIIELARQTKARDNRRLEIGGIVLTMYDPELELANEVANEVRGFFDDAVFDTMIPRDVFVSEAPSHGLSVIDYAPRARGARAYMELTLEVIDRDQG; via the coding sequence GTGGCCAAGATCATCAGCGTGGCCAACCAGAAGGGGGGCGTCGGCAAGACGACCACCGCCATCAATCTGGCGGCCGGGCTGGCCAAGGCGGGCAAGTCGGCGCTCGTGATCGACGTCGACCCCCAATGCAACGCCACCAGCGGCCTCGGCGTTGAACCGGCCAAGCGCCACCCCCTGCTCGCCGGGAAACCCCTGGCCGAATCCGTCTCCCCCACGACCCAGGAACGACTCTACGTTCTGCCCGGCTCCCAGAGCCTCGCCGACGCCGACGCCCTCTCGGCTTCAAACCGTCAGCGTGCCTCGGCCCTTCGTCAGCAACTCGGTTCAGAGCTTTCGAAGTATGATTATGTTCTGATTGACTGCCCGCCGTCACTTGGTCAGCTCACCCGGGCCTCGCTCGGGGCGTCGGCCGAGGTGTACATTCCGATCCAGTGCGAATACTTCGCCATGGAGGGTCTTTCCCAGATCATCGAGCTGGCCCGGCAGACCAAGGCGCGCGACAACCGCCGCCTGGAGATCGGCGGCATCGTTCTGACGATGTACGATCCCGAGCTGGAGCTGGCCAACGAAGTTGCCAACGAGGTCCGCGGGTTCTTCGATGACGCCGTCTTCGACACCATGATCCCGCGCGACGTGTTCGTCAGTGAGGCGCCGAGCCACGGCTTGAGCGTCATCGATTACGCGCCTCGGGCCAGGGGGGCTCGGGCTTACATGGAGCTGACATTGGAGGTCATCGATCGTGACCAAGGGTAA